From Fibrobacter sp. UWB4, the proteins below share one genomic window:
- a CDS encoding GGDEF domain-containing protein → MPTPQLKYSLFKNLVRWHIVYFLSDALWSLVSDGILLKNIYMVLLVNYLNSILLPIVAYSCFVFSEITTRTEMTREQIEWFQTKLRIPILIEMILLPISYWLYPGFWLDENLEPRGLYYFVLLIIPASYFIMATVRGVLRGFALKDRQNLRTYLVVACYTPGVVIAGVAQLFFSMTTPIFCFWCTFIILFVYLHLQNQLISTDSLTMLNNRNRLNHFLHQQREVKNTYVFMVDVDHFKQINDTCGHSVGDKALVLVAQALKKSCEHLNGSVFLCRYGGDEFLLLAPTEKPSAVVEQIRECLRDEVVKWGVSCSFAIAVSVGYALWNGSPDTFKDCLVEADKKMYEDKRLA, encoded by the coding sequence TTGCCGACTCCTCAGCTTAAATATTCCCTTTTCAAGAACTTGGTGCGATGGCACATTGTCTATTTTTTGAGCGATGCCTTATGGTCTCTTGTTAGCGATGGCATTTTACTGAAGAACATATATATGGTTTTGCTGGTAAATTACCTCAATTCCATTCTTTTGCCGATCGTGGCCTATAGCTGTTTTGTGTTTTCTGAAATCACGACGCGGACTGAAATGACGCGTGAGCAAATAGAGTGGTTCCAGACGAAACTGCGAATCCCGATTTTGATTGAAATGATTCTTCTGCCGATTTCTTATTGGCTGTATCCTGGTTTTTGGCTAGATGAAAATTTGGAGCCACGAGGCTTGTATTATTTTGTACTTCTTATAATCCCTGCGTCCTATTTTATCATGGCGACGGTTCGTGGCGTTTTGCGGGGATTTGCTTTAAAGGATCGGCAGAACTTGAGAACGTACCTGGTCGTTGCCTGCTATACTCCTGGTGTTGTCATTGCGGGTGTCGCCCAGCTCTTTTTCTCCATGACTACGCCTATTTTCTGTTTCTGGTGTACGTTTATTATTTTATTTGTGTACTTGCATTTGCAGAATCAGCTGATTTCGACGGATTCTCTGACGATGCTCAACAACCGCAACCGCCTGAACCACTTTTTGCACCAGCAACGTGAAGTGAAGAATACTTACGTATTCATGGTGGATGTGGATCATTTCAAGCAGATTAACGATACGTGTGGACATTCCGTTGGTGACAAGGCCCTTGTCCTGGTGGCGCAAGCTCTGAAGAAATCGTGCGAGCATTTAAATGGATCGGTGTTTCTTTGCCGCTATGGCGGTGATGAGTTTTTGCTATTGGCTCCGACAGAAAAGCCAAGCGCCGTGGTCGAACAGATTAGGGAATGCTTGCGCGATGAAGTTGTGAAATGGGGAGTCTCGTGCTCTTTCGCTATCGCCGTTAGCGTTGGCTATGCCTTGTGGAATGGATCTCCTGATACCTTTAAAGACTGCTTGGTCGAAGCCGACAAGAAAATGTACGAAGACAAACGATTGGCTTAG
- a CDS encoding MFS transporter, with translation MELRNDTTNNTLWSRTFITVAAANFLLFFSFYQLLPILPLFILDKFQTDNATAGFIISLYTIGALACRPFAGFLVDTFSRKPLYFWTFFAFSLCFVGYKIVGLLPILAVVRFAHGLFFGISSTASNTVAIDALPASRRGEGIGYFGISVNLAFATGPMTGMFLYEAFGDTIVFAISIALCIIGLVLVQTLKVKPREKKICAPLSLDRFFLTRAVPQFANFIFVGFAYGPVTNYIAIYAKELGIGGSGWFYALIATGLIMNRIMTGRLIDRGYLIHLVGTGMTLNVVAYFLLAFSHGPIAFFTSAFLIGTSLGLIFPGYQTMCVNLARHDQRGTANSTYLSGWDIGIGTGILVGGAMANHFGMHQQVFFVCGIALVIADIMYFAYTSKHYLKNKLEG, from the coding sequence ATGGAATTAAGAAACGATACAACAAACAATACACTTTGGAGCCGTACGTTCATCACGGTCGCTGCGGCCAATTTTCTGCTGTTCTTTAGTTTTTACCAGCTGCTGCCGATTCTGCCGTTGTTCATTCTCGACAAGTTCCAGACGGACAACGCGACCGCCGGATTCATCATTTCGCTTTACACGATCGGCGCACTTGCCTGCCGCCCGTTCGCAGGATTCCTCGTCGATACATTCAGCCGAAAGCCGCTATACTTTTGGACATTTTTCGCATTTTCGCTCTGTTTTGTAGGCTACAAGATTGTCGGACTGTTGCCGATCCTTGCCGTCGTGCGCTTTGCCCACGGGCTGTTCTTCGGGATTTCCAGTACCGCAAGCAATACGGTGGCTATTGATGCACTGCCCGCAAGTCGCCGAGGCGAAGGCATCGGTTATTTCGGGATCAGCGTCAACTTGGCCTTTGCCACCGGCCCTATGACCGGGATGTTTCTTTACGAAGCGTTCGGCGACACAATCGTTTTTGCGATTTCCATAGCCCTCTGCATTATCGGGCTTGTGCTCGTGCAGACGCTCAAGGTAAAGCCCCGCGAAAAGAAAATCTGCGCCCCACTTTCGCTCGACCGCTTCTTTCTCACGCGCGCCGTTCCGCAATTTGCAAACTTCATCTTTGTCGGATTCGCGTACGGCCCGGTCACGAACTACATCGCCATTTACGCAAAAGAGCTCGGCATCGGCGGTTCAGGCTGGTTTTACGCACTTATTGCCACAGGGCTTATCATGAACCGCATCATGACGGGCCGCCTGATTGACCGAGGCTACCTGATACACCTTGTCGGCACCGGCATGACCTTGAATGTTGTCGCCTATTTTCTTCTTGCCTTTAGCCACGGTCCTATAGCGTTCTTCACATCCGCATTTCTCATCGGCACAAGCCTCGGGCTTATCTTCCCTGGCTACCAGACCATGTGCGTGAACCTCGCCCGCCACGATCAGCGCGGGACTGCAAACAGCACATACCTCAGCGGCTGGGACATCGGCATCGGTACAGGAATTCTTGTGGGAGGCGCCATGGCAAATCACTTCGGCATGCACCAGCAGGTATTCTTCGTCTGCGGCATAGCACTAGTCATCGCCGACATCATGTACTTTGCATACACATCAAAGCATTACCTGAAGAATAAATTAGAAGGGTAA
- a CDS encoding TIGR02171 family protein produces MELTAFLLFFCMMGVVSCTEPNHYSDVCSVPNDYSDIFRMTPADVESGIIEGMLHVKSTGKKTLVGTNDVSAKALERPQMKVEFTYDFDLGRHEVICNDFNEMMKNVSGLKVDCPEDSVPAANVTFYDAVLYANAMSKKHGADTAYEYSSKELDAEKHCVKMKNFKFNPKVDGFRLPTEAEWVFVASAAWSPKNSWNAYNSDNKVHKVCSLIDNATFCDMAGNMLELVNDWYGSFKDTTVANFVGSMDGDALGSCVVKGGSYYSAPTSVNLYNRGDTYPILSSTRGDYIGFRLAYGSIPEATWFLYNGNTVTVPVVPQIESSEIKKLTNSYQAKLVFRNDETGGLVYVNFAKNMGMYLIEDTVNVYHPEISPDGKRVAFCTSIEGSERESVVYVRDLNESGSNLVMLPDEHAAIPRWRVNPNGDTVIVYVSSAGNNKGEQFMQKSTWQVKFANGKFGVPEKLFDGAYHGGVSKDNLFAVSSSPLLRARLSDGKKRDDVIWYNGEQACNASLAKDGTNRTLFLDFGGSAGREFVGSGYGVHERLLVVDSTGQIIQTVVAPAGYTFDHTEWVGGLLKDSASNLVVATLTDANGSHHKVALVNLDNGDVVPLAEGEELWHPSLWIWQNSPNVPKPVVDFDSAGLYFDSDNEEVIGASTGFISEEMGIKMQSFWKNHDKASVFTFGSSMMLNAVIEDSIKSYKTVNMGISLTDIHLHDYLIRHYVLPYAPHVKYLVVELSPGFFYRHISFLSGPVLSTSPGIVYDSKHLLPETKNEIAELSQYQQFPKVLLGQQYIEGTFLLPSLNWGFPNVLADTTGMVFDDPSLQNNLNILKALKKTADSCGVKLIAAIPPRNPKFKDTKAFDPYGPSWDVAHQIIDAVKDMGIVIFDEYKDGHHDYTDAMAFNSSHVSYLGAAQFSARLDALLKSLE; encoded by the coding sequence ATGGAGTTAACAGCTTTTCTGCTCTTTTTTTGTATGATGGGCGTTGTATCTTGTACGGAGCCGAATCATTATTCGGATGTTTGTTCGGTGCCGAATGATTATTCAGATATTTTTAGAATGACGCCTGCGGATGTTGAAAGTGGAATCATCGAGGGGATGCTCCACGTAAAATCGACTGGGAAGAAGACACTGGTCGGTACAAATGATGTTTCCGCTAAAGCCCTAGAACGCCCGCAGATGAAGGTTGAATTTACCTATGATTTCGATTTGGGGCGCCATGAAGTCATTTGTAATGATTTTAATGAAATGATGAAGAATGTTTCGGGCTTGAAAGTCGATTGCCCTGAAGATTCGGTTCCTGCTGCTAATGTGACATTTTATGATGCCGTTCTATATGCAAATGCGATGAGCAAAAAGCATGGGGCTGACACGGCTTATGAGTATTCCTCGAAAGAACTCGATGCTGAAAAGCACTGTGTGAAAATGAAAAATTTTAAGTTCAATCCTAAAGTGGATGGCTTTAGGTTGCCAACGGAGGCTGAATGGGTCTTTGTGGCATCTGCAGCATGGTCGCCAAAAAATAGCTGGAATGCCTATAATTCTGATAATAAAGTCCATAAAGTCTGTTCGTTGATTGACAATGCGACTTTCTGTGATATGGCAGGAAACATGCTGGAACTTGTAAATGACTGGTATGGATCATTTAAAGATACTACAGTTGCCAATTTTGTAGGTTCGATGGACGGGGATGCTCTTGGTTCCTGCGTGGTAAAAGGCGGCAGCTATTATAGCGCTCCGACATCGGTGAATTTGTACAATAGGGGAGATACTTATCCAATTTTATCTTCAACTAGAGGGGATTATATAGGATTTCGTCTTGCTTATGGTTCTATTCCAGAAGCGACTTGGTTCCTGTATAACGGAAATACGGTCACTGTTCCTGTAGTCCCTCAGATAGAATCTTCTGAAATAAAAAAGCTCACAAATTCATATCAGGCGAAACTCGTCTTTCGGAATGATGAAACGGGTGGACTCGTTTATGTGAATTTTGCAAAAAATATGGGCATGTATCTGATCGAAGACACTGTAAATGTGTACCATCCTGAAATTTCTCCAGATGGAAAGCGTGTTGCGTTTTGCACGTCAATAGAAGGCTCTGAAAGGGAATCTGTTGTTTATGTTCGTGATTTGAATGAGTCTGGAAGCAATTTGGTTATGTTGCCCGATGAACATGCGGCTATTCCGAGATGGCGTGTTAATCCTAATGGCGATACCGTCATTGTCTATGTGTCTTCTGCGGGGAATAATAAGGGTGAACAGTTTATGCAGAAGAGCACATGGCAAGTCAAGTTTGCAAATGGAAAATTTGGTGTACCAGAGAAACTTTTTGATGGCGCGTATCATGGAGGTGTTTCAAAGGACAACCTCTTTGCTGTTTCTTCATCGCCGCTGTTGCGGGCCAGACTCTCAGACGGGAAAAAACGTGATGATGTGATTTGGTATAATGGCGAACAGGCCTGTAATGCATCGCTTGCAAAAGATGGTACAAACCGTACGTTGTTCCTTGACTTTGGAGGCTCGGCCGGTCGAGAATTTGTTGGAAGTGGTTATGGCGTTCATGAAAGATTACTTGTTGTCGATAGTACAGGACAAATTATTCAAACTGTAGTGGCGCCTGCTGGATATACGTTCGACCATACGGAATGGGTTGGAGGACTGTTGAAGGATTCGGCAAGTAATTTAGTTGTAGCGACGCTCACCGATGCTAATGGCTCACACCATAAGGTGGCCCTAGTCAATTTGGACAATGGTGATGTCGTGCCGCTTGCTGAAGGCGAGGAATTGTGGCACCCTAGTTTGTGGATCTGGCAGAATAGCCCGAATGTTCCCAAGCCTGTTGTCGATTTTGACAGTGCCGGTCTTTATTTTGACAGCGATAATGAAGAAGTGATTGGAGCCTCTACTGGATTTATATCTGAGGAAATGGGGATCAAGATGCAGTCGTTTTGGAAAAATCATGACAAGGCGAGTGTTTTTACTTTTGGAAGTTCCATGATGCTGAATGCGGTTATCGAGGATTCGATAAAGTCCTATAAAACCGTGAATATGGGTATATCTTTGACGGATATTCATTTGCATGATTATTTGATTAGGCACTATGTCCTGCCGTATGCGCCTCACGTCAAGTATCTCGTCGTAGAATTGTCTCCTGGATTTTTTTATAGGCATATTTCGTTTTTATCTGGTCCTGTCCTTTCGACTTCACCGGGTATTGTATATGATAGTAAGCATCTGTTGCCTGAAACGAAAAATGAAATTGCAGAGTTGAGTCAGTATCAGCAATTCCCGAAGGTCTTGCTAGGACAGCAGTATATTGAGGGAACTTTCCTCCTGCCATCTCTGAATTGGGGATTTCCGAATGTATTGGCGGATACCACGGGAATGGTATTTGACGATCCGTCTTTGCAGAACAACTTAAATATTCTAAAGGCGTTAAAGAAAACCGCCGATTCTTGCGGTGTAAAACTTATTGCTGCCATTCCGCCACGCAATCCAAAGTTTAAGGATACGAAAGCTTTTGACCCGTATGGCCCGAGTTGGGACGTGGCGCACCAGATTATCGATGCGGTTAAGGATATGGGCATCGTTATTTTTGATGAATACAAAGATGGCCACCACGACTATACCGACGCGATGGCCTTTAATTCTAGCCATGTGAGCTATCTTGGAGCGGCTCAGTTTTCGGCGCGTTTAGATGCCTTGCTGAAATCGCTGGAATAA
- a CDS encoding class I SAM-dependent RNA methyltransferase yields MFFEQAIAHNLPNYTKESDSAYGETLAPLDYKDELKVKNEAIREFWEVNRLARGPQPIVASPMPRNYRTTSKRQVEMKPGDLRFNEYDSILEPEEHNAIYRLLFDKLITPAYKPLAYALNWLIIRGTYKYRVVIFNVKKLDASIVRKLKQISEVLQQSPYHVTAAHAYVDPTGSNYYLEAKRPTDTLNFKQLYGPRELSLDLGHFRLKYPVTGFSQINESQIHNLIKSASRLLGLEKGDHFLDLYCGYGLFSFALGEAAKSVLGVEWEGPSIDCAKASARFLKKNYKFIAGKIDETFVQMRLPRPIPGEPERILLDPPRKGTEPGVIRALAMRKPVRVLHIFCGTDEIPGALAEWERYGYRVKEVLPMDLFPGTPHLETLVALEKK; encoded by the coding sequence ATGTTTTTTGAACAAGCAATAGCCCATAACCTCCCGAATTATACGAAGGAATCGGATTCCGCTTACGGCGAGACCCTCGCTCCGCTCGATTACAAAGACGAACTCAAGGTCAAGAACGAAGCCATCCGCGAATTTTGGGAAGTCAACCGCCTTGCACGCGGTCCGCAGCCGATTGTGGCAAGCCCCATGCCGCGCAATTATCGCACGACGTCCAAGCGCCAAGTCGAAATGAAGCCGGGCGACCTCCGCTTTAACGAATACGATAGCATTTTGGAACCCGAAGAACACAACGCCATTTACCGCTTGCTGTTCGACAAGCTCATCACGCCGGCATACAAGCCGCTCGCTTATGCGCTCAACTGGCTCATCATCCGTGGCACGTACAAGTACCGCGTCGTGATTTTCAACGTGAAAAAGCTCGATGCAAGCATCGTGCGCAAGCTCAAGCAGATTTCCGAAGTCTTGCAGCAGAGCCCGTACCACGTAACCGCAGCACATGCCTACGTAGACCCGACTGGTTCCAACTACTATCTCGAAGCCAAGCGACCGACAGACACGCTCAACTTCAAGCAACTTTACGGCCCGCGCGAACTTTCGCTCGACCTCGGCCATTTCAGGCTCAAATATCCGGTAACGGGATTCAGCCAGATCAACGAAAGCCAGATCCACAATCTCATCAAGTCCGCAAGCCGCTTGCTCGGTCTTGAAAAGGGCGACCACTTCTTGGACCTTTACTGCGGTTACGGTCTCTTCAGTTTTGCACTCGGTGAAGCCGCCAAGTCCGTGCTCGGCGTGGAATGGGAAGGTCCGTCCATCGATTGCGCGAAGGCATCCGCTAGATTCTTGAAGAAAAACTACAAGTTCATCGCCGGCAAGATTGACGAGACGTTTGTGCAAATGAGACTTCCGCGGCCGATCCCTGGCGAACCGGAACGCATTTTGTTGGACCCGCCGCGCAAGGGAACAGAACCGGGCGTCATCCGCGCTCTTGCGATGCGCAAGCCTGTGCGTGTGCTCCACATTTTCTGCGGCACCGACGAAATCCCAGGCGCCCTCGCCGAATGGGAACGTTACGGCTACCGAGTCAAGGAAGTGTTGCCGATGGACTTGTTCCCGGGCACCCCGCACCTCGAAACGCTCGTCGCTCTTGAAAAGAAGTAA
- a CDS encoding FISUMP domain-containing protein: protein MNYTRLLVLSAIFSTMVFIACDDGNSASQVDDFSPSQETVEAGRTCVLLPACDAMVLQNINTWHFVRKDAFGKDVEYTYKADGRDLILTIKNGDGSVNSKTYFMYNMESDAGVEMAYSAAKATCKDGGGNDRTTKVCSSVSSSIPYVSLTDDRDGKTYKIVEIGSQWWMAENLTYGRDDGFYGWSSALNSCPSGWHLPSVREFETLVDAVGGGSNVDSVLELAKNLNDSTSLAFFWSSDSCEVTAYDRRYPIPSEEFAYSMELNYYSKSVYIGRWLKYQSAFVRCVKDDE from the coding sequence ATGAATTATACTCGTTTGCTTGTTTTATCCGCAATCTTCTCGACAATGGTTTTTATCGCTTGTGATGACGGTAATTCTGCTTCGCAGGTGGATGATTTTTCACCGTCGCAAGAAACGGTGGAGGCCGGTCGGACTTGTGTTCTTCTGCCTGCTTGCGATGCAATGGTCTTGCAAAATATTAATACCTGGCACTTTGTGCGCAAGGATGCGTTTGGCAAAGATGTTGAATACACTTACAAGGCCGATGGCCGGGATCTGATTCTGACCATCAAAAATGGGGATGGTTCTGTTAACTCCAAGACTTATTTCATGTACAATATGGAATCTGATGCCGGTGTGGAAATGGCATACAGTGCGGCAAAGGCTACCTGTAAGGACGGCGGTGGTAATGACAGAACGACGAAGGTGTGCTCATCTGTTTCTTCATCGATCCCATATGTATCTTTGACGGATGATCGCGACGGAAAAACATATAAAATCGTAGAAATAGGAAGCCAATGGTGGATGGCTGAAAATCTCACTTATGGAAGAGATGACGGTTTCTATGGCTGGTCTTCTGCTCTAAATTCTTGCCCTTCCGGCTGGCATCTTCCTTCGGTAAGAGAGTTTGAAACGTTGGTTGATGCTGTGGGCGGGGGTTCGAATGTTGATTCTGTGCTTGAATTGGCTAAAAACCTGAATGATAGTACGTCTTTGGCATTTTTTTGGAGCTCGGATTCCTGTGAGGTTACGGCTTATGACCGTAGGTATCCCATTCCGTCAGAAGAGTTTGCTTATTCTATGGAATTGAATTACTATAGCAAAAGTGTGTACATTGGTAGATGGTTGAAGTATCAGAGTGCTTTTGTCCGTTGCGTCAAGGATGATGAATAA
- a CDS encoding BrnT family toxin, producing MQIEFAWDEKKNAINQKKHDVSFEEAKTCFEDEYARVFFDVEHSAQEDRSILIGLSSCLRTLVVVFTEWNGLNPDVLVNRIISARKATKKEFQYYWNARKGDCL from the coding sequence ATGCAAATAGAATTCGCGTGGGATGAAAAGAAAAATGCGATTAATCAAAAGAAGCATGATGTTTCGTTTGAGGAGGCTAAAACTTGTTTTGAAGATGAATATGCGAGGGTGTTCTTTGATGTGGAGCATTCAGCTCAGGAAGATAGGTCTATTCTTATTGGGTTGTCGTCTTGTTTAAGAACACTAGTTGTTGTCTTTACTGAATGGAATGGCTTGAATCCCGATGTGTTGGTGAATCGTATAATCAGTGCCCGGAAAGCAACGAAAAAGGAATTTCAATATTATTGGAACGCGAGAAAAGGAGATTGCTTATGA
- a CDS encoding CopG family antitoxin has product MKKEYDFSKMKAVKNPYAKVLKKQITIRLNVETIDYFKNMAEELGIPYQVLMDSYLTDCANAKRKLKISWR; this is encoded by the coding sequence ATGAAGAAAGAATATGATTTTTCAAAAATGAAGGCGGTGAAGAACCCGTATGCCAAAGTTCTTAAGAAACAAATTACAATAAGGCTGAACGTTGAAACGATCGACTATTTCAAGAATATGGCCGAGGAACTTGGTATTCCGTATCAGGTACTGATGGATTCGTACCTGACGGATTGTGCGAACGCCAAACGCAAGTTGAAAATCTCGTGGAGGTAA
- the infC gene encoding translation initiation factor IF-3, whose product MPNRPSDGTRINEDIHISPIRLVKEDGEAIIIETSKALQMAKDAGLDLVEVSPNAKPPVCRIINYGKYKFEQLKKAKAAKAKQHVVKLKEIKMHPKTAENDYQYRIKQAGEFLQDGMKVKLIMQFRGREMAHMDYGKRLMERAKEDLAPFGDLEMDSRVEGNTMLSIYGPKRGAGKKQDQAPKPVTEPKAAGEA is encoded by the coding sequence ATGCCCAACCGTCCCAGCGATGGGACCCGTATCAACGAAGATATCCATATCTCTCCGATTCGTCTCGTGAAAGAAGATGGCGAAGCTATCATCATCGAGACGAGCAAGGCATTGCAGATGGCGAAAGACGCCGGACTGGACCTTGTGGAAGTCTCCCCGAATGCTAAGCCGCCTGTCTGCCGCATCATCAACTACGGCAAGTACAAGTTCGAACAACTGAAGAAGGCTAAGGCTGCAAAGGCCAAACAGCACGTGGTGAAGCTCAAGGAAATCAAGATGCATCCGAAGACTGCCGAGAACGACTACCAGTACCGCATCAAGCAGGCTGGCGAGTTCTTGCAGGACGGTATGAAGGTAAAGCTTATCATGCAGTTCCGTGGACGCGAAATGGCGCACATGGACTACGGCAAGCGCCTTATGGAACGCGCCAAGGAAGACTTGGCCCCGTTTGGCGATTTGGAAATGGATTCGCGGGTGGAAGGCAACACAATGCTTTCTATCTACGGTCCAAAACGTGGTGCCGGTAAGAAACAAGACCAGGCACCGAAGCCCGTAACCGAGCCAAAGGCAGCAGGTGAGGCTTAA
- the rpmI gene encoding 50S ribosomal protein L35: MPKMKTHSGAKKRFRVTGSGHVKFKRAGMRHIQAKMNTKRKRNLRKGALVKKVDTYHVKRLLVVA, from the coding sequence ATGCCTAAGATGAAAACTCACAGCGGTGCTAAGAAGCGCTTCCGCGTGACTGGTTCCGGCCATGTCAAGTTCAAGCGCGCTGGTATGCGCCACATTCAAGCTAAGATGAACACTAAGCGTAAGCGTAACCTTCGTAAGGGCGCTCTCGTTAAGAAAGTCGATACCTATCATGTCAAGCGTCTGCTTGTCGTAGCATAA
- the rplT gene encoding 50S ribosomal protein L20, translated as MPRAKTRVPSRERRKKILKAAKGYYGRRKSNLRLAIDAVAHAGQYAYAHRRDKKGDFRSLWITRLNAAVREFGISYSQFIYKLSKANINMNRKVLADLAVADPAAFAKVVEIVKAA; from the coding sequence ATGCCACGCGCAAAAACTAGAGTTCCTTCCCGCGAACGCCGCAAAAAAATCCTCAAGGCCGCCAAGGGTTACTATGGCCGCCGCAAGTCGAACCTTCGCCTTGCTATTGACGCCGTTGCCCACGCTGGTCAGTATGCCTATGCACACCGCCGCGACAAGAAGGGTGATTTCCGCTCTCTGTGGATCACTCGCTTGAACGCTGCTGTTCGTGAATTCGGCATCAGCTATAGCCAGTTCATTTACAAGCTTTCCAAGGCTAACATCAACATGAACCGCAAGGTTCTCGCTGACTTGGCCGTCGCCGATCCGGCAGCTTTTGCTAAGGTCGTCGAAATCGTGAAGGCTGCTTAA
- a CDS encoding pitrilysin family protein: protein MKQNIKQTVLENGITILTDYMPHAYSAAVGVWVPRGSRHEAHDEFGLSHFYEHLVFKGTENRTALEIAHAIEDRGGNLEAYTTRQETGFYAQVESSDMPLAIDVISDMLMHPRFDKKEMEKERHVIIEEVHSYDDIPEELVGDVFNAIHFKGCGIAHSITGNVKQVQSLTRKQMLKYGHQVTDEIPLYVCASGKVKHEELVELCAQKFEQKKINGTIPEDIYTSHQSVKIVQKSDITQSNLFWGLSFDRSLMNDRDRCAFSLFNVAMGAGMASRLFQKIREDKGLAYSVYSTADLYKDCVDWGVALATEPHQLKTALALSIAEVKKFLRHGFIKDEFERTKTNILGGLHLGADSPEKRVLRMAEQTLHLGEFHTMEDVEKKIHAITEDEVLATVNRLLSTAKYSIAVVEPKSKKKTVLDVDFF, encoded by the coding sequence ATGAAACAAAACATCAAACAGACTGTCCTCGAAAACGGAATTACCATTTTAACGGATTACATGCCGCACGCCTATTCTGCAGCCGTCGGCGTCTGGGTTCCGCGCGGGAGCCGCCACGAAGCACACGATGAATTCGGGCTCAGCCATTTTTACGAGCACCTCGTTTTCAAGGGAACAGAAAACCGCACCGCACTCGAAATTGCACACGCCATCGAAGACCGCGGCGGGAATCTCGAAGCATACACAACACGCCAGGAGACGGGCTTTTACGCGCAAGTCGAAAGCAGCGACATGCCGCTTGCCATTGACGTGATTTCGGACATGCTCATGCACCCGCGCTTTGACAAGAAAGAAATGGAAAAGGAGCGCCACGTCATCATCGAGGAAGTCCACAGCTACGACGACATTCCCGAAGAACTTGTAGGCGACGTTTTTAACGCCATCCATTTTAAAGGCTGCGGCATTGCGCATTCCATCACCGGGAACGTGAAGCAAGTCCAGTCGCTCACGCGCAAACAGATGCTAAAGTACGGGCACCAGGTCACTGACGAAATTCCGCTCTACGTCTGCGCCTCGGGCAAGGTCAAGCACGAAGAACTAGTAGAACTTTGTGCTCAAAAGTTTGAACAAAAAAAGATTAACGGAACTATTCCGGAAGATATTTACACATCTCATCAGAGCGTCAAGATTGTTCAAAAAAGCGACATCACACAATCAAACCTTTTCTGGGGACTGAGTTTTGACCGTTCGCTGATGAACGACCGCGACCGTTGCGCTTTTTCGCTTTTCAACGTAGCGATGGGCGCCGGCATGGCTTCACGCCTGTTCCAGAAAATCCGCGAAGACAAGGGCCTTGCCTATTCTGTATATTCCACCGCCGACCTTTACAAGGACTGCGTGGACTGGGGCGTTGCCCTTGCGACCGAACCGCACCAGCTCAAGACTGCACTTGCGCTTTCCATCGCCGAAGTCAAGAAGTTCCTGCGCCACGGGTTCATCAAGGATGAGTTCGAACGCACCAAGACGAACATCCTCGGCGGGCTGCATCTCGGCGCCGACAGCCCCGAGAAGCGAGTGTTGCGCATGGCGGAACAGACGCTCCACCTCGGCGAATTCCACACGATGGAAGATGTCGAAAAGAAAATCCACGCCATCACCGAAGACGAAGTCCTTGCGACCGTCAACCGCCTACTCAGCACAGCAAAATATTCCATCGCCGTCGTTGAACCCAAAAGCAAAAAGAAAACCGTCCTCGACGTGGATTTCTTTTAA